A stretch of Kaistella flava (ex Peng et al. 2021) DNA encodes these proteins:
- a CDS encoding NAD(P)/FAD-dependent oxidoreductase codes for MKNVDYIIVGDGYAAFFFAHQLILHQKSFVLFSASKKGASQVSAGIVNPLVLKKFTTFWLAAEQIEFLNKTVAEIETYTGENYLIQERIHRIFHDESEKNLWSMKTETEELKPFLNPDFETLETIINPFGTGKVNHSARVDVNGFFSGISAYMEVHEMLIREKFDYSKIKGSMYEDFNFKNIVFCEGMGVRANPFFADIQVIANKGHHLKVKLSEKMNHQYTLKKKHFLFPLKDDVYYYGGTYDPNERENEIDDFKTEELKEGLSAFYPHDFEVLEVNYGFRPTVKDRRPILGNLPEHQNYYIFNGLGARGILNGCYFSKELYEHIENGQDLMKEVDLKRFNK; via the coding sequence ATGAAAAATGTAGATTATATAATAGTTGGCGACGGTTATGCCGCTTTCTTTTTCGCCCATCAATTAATTCTTCATCAAAAATCTTTTGTTTTATTTTCTGCCAGTAAAAAAGGAGCTTCGCAGGTTTCTGCGGGAATTGTGAACCCTTTGGTATTAAAGAAATTCACCACCTTTTGGTTGGCAGCTGAGCAGATAGAATTTTTGAATAAAACGGTTGCAGAGATTGAAACTTATACGGGCGAGAATTATTTAATTCAAGAAAGAATTCACCGTATTTTTCATGATGAAAGTGAAAAGAATTTATGGTCGATGAAAACCGAAACCGAAGAATTAAAACCCTTTCTAAATCCTGATTTTGAAACCTTAGAAACCATTATAAATCCTTTCGGAACTGGTAAAGTAAATCATTCAGCTCGAGTAGATGTGAATGGATTTTTCAGTGGTATTTCGGCTTATATGGAAGTGCATGAGATGTTGATCAGAGAAAAGTTTGATTATTCAAAAATTAAAGGTTCAATGTATGAAGATTTTAATTTTAAAAACATTGTCTTCTGCGAAGGAATGGGCGTGAGAGCAAATCCTTTTTTTGCAGATATTCAGGTGATTGCCAATAAAGGACATCATTTAAAAGTAAAGCTGTCAGAGAAAATGAATCATCAATATACCTTGAAGAAAAAGCATTTTCTATTTCCTTTAAAAGATGATGTTTATTATTACGGTGGAACTTATGATCCCAATGAAAGGGAAAATGAAATCGATGATTTTAAAACAGAAGAATTAAAAGAAGGACTTTCAGCATTCTATCCGCATGATTTTGAAGTCTTAGAAGTGAATTACGGTTTCCGACCAACAGTAAAAGATCGACGACCAATTCTTGGTAATCTGCCCGAACATCAAAATTATTATATCTTCAACGGCTTAGGAGCAAGAGGAATACTTAATGGCTGCTACTTCTCAAAAGAACTTTATGAACATATCGAAAATGGTCAGGATTTAATGAAAGAAGTTGATTTAAAAAGATTTAATAAATAA
- a CDS encoding ABC transporter permease encodes MKNIFLITKREYLTQVKKKSFVILTLLAPILMIGFAALIAFMFKANESTSTFNVVDKSGLFVGNLKSTNQIKYVFVPAANEKSLVATLKDMDGIEGLLIIPELKDHNYDELQKDSKLLINKKIGFDTKTKVTSDLAKIIRKEKIKTLVISEDQMKNLDENFELNTQNIVDNKSSDNDLSFGVKSGLAMVLMYAVFMFIIIYGVRVMRSVLEEKNNRVVEIIISSVKPFELMMGKILGVTLVALTQFCIWITMSVIGALFLNTGFAAMKNQIPGGEQSADMIQKFDFQQIAGQVSHILLDMNVALIIGVFIVFFLLGYIFYSSMYAAIGSAVDNETETQQFTMFAIIPLMVGMYGSFTIMNNPEGPLGFWLSMIPFTSPVAMIARIPFGVPAWQIILSASLLLVSTLLMIFIAAKVYRVGILMYGNKATAKELWKWITS; translated from the coding sequence ATGAAAAATATATTTCTAATCACCAAAAGAGAATACCTGACGCAGGTCAAGAAAAAATCTTTTGTTATTCTGACGCTTTTAGCACCCATTCTGATGATTGGTTTTGCTGCTTTAATTGCTTTTATGTTTAAGGCAAATGAAAGTACAAGTACTTTTAACGTCGTTGATAAAAGCGGACTATTTGTAGGAAATCTTAAAAGCACGAATCAAATTAAATATGTCTTTGTTCCAGCTGCCAATGAGAAATCATTAGTTGCAACCTTGAAAGACATGGACGGAATTGAAGGTTTACTCATTATTCCCGAACTGAAAGATCACAATTACGATGAGTTACAGAAAGATTCTAAATTATTGATTAACAAAAAAATAGGATTTGACACCAAAACAAAAGTCACCTCTGACTTAGCTAAAATCATCAGGAAAGAAAAGATAAAAACGCTGGTTATTTCAGAAGATCAGATGAAAAATCTGGATGAAAACTTTGAACTGAATACGCAGAATATCGTCGATAATAAAAGCTCTGACAATGATTTATCTTTCGGTGTAAAATCTGGACTGGCAATGGTTCTGATGTACGCCGTTTTTATGTTCATCATCATTTATGGTGTTCGAGTAATGCGAAGCGTTTTGGAAGAGAAAAACAACCGTGTGGTCGAGATTATTATCTCCTCGGTAAAGCCATTTGAATTGATGATGGGGAAAATATTGGGTGTAACGCTGGTCGCTCTAACGCAATTCTGTATTTGGATTACGATGTCTGTCATTGGTGCTTTATTCTTAAATACTGGATTTGCAGCGATGAAAAATCAAATCCCTGGCGGTGAACAATCGGCAGATATGATTCAAAAATTCGACTTTCAACAAATTGCAGGACAAGTTTCACATATTCTTTTAGACATGAATGTTGCGTTGATTATCGGCGTATTTATCGTGTTCTTTTTACTCGGTTATATTTTCTACAGTTCAATGTATGCCGCGATCGGTTCGGCTGTAGATAACGAAACGGAAACCCAACAGTTTACCATGTTTGCGATTATTCCATTGATGGTTGGAATGTATGGAAGTTTTACAATTATGAATAATCCTGAAGGTCCGCTTGGATTTTGGTTATCGATGATTCCATTTACTTCGCCAGTTGCGATGATTGCAAGAATTCCTTTTGGAGTTCCTGCATGGCAAATTATACTTTCAGCTTCATTGCTTTTAGTTTCAACGTTACTAATGATTTTTATCGCTGCAAAAGTGTACCGTGTAGGAATTTTGATGTACGGAAATAAAGCGACTGCGAAGGAACTTTGGAAATGGATTACGAGTTAG
- a CDS encoding ABC transporter ATP-binding protein produces MLKAENVTKTYNAGKKLALEDFSIDVPEASIYGLLGPNGAGKTTFIRIINQITQADSGNVYINNQKLNPDHIRQIGYMPEERGLYKNMTVGDQLLYFGELKGMTKNDALKEAKYWFEQLEIDQWWKKKLSELSKGMAQKIQFVVTVLHRPKLLILDEPFSGFDPVNANLIKDQILKLKDNGTTIILSTHRMESVEEMCDYVALVNQARKVLDGKVFDVREQFKKNIFNVTLAEVNNARFEQFNNQFEIQNYSTENELVSFDLKNNNDQNLLLNELMKVGKIRSFDEKIPSMNEVFINAVSGNEKPEMTL; encoded by the coding sequence ATGCTGAAAGCAGAAAATGTAACTAAAACCTATAATGCCGGTAAAAAACTGGCGTTAGAGGATTTCTCTATAGATGTTCCAGAAGCTAGTATTTATGGACTTTTGGGTCCGAATGGCGCTGGTAAAACCACTTTTATCCGAATCATTAATCAGATTACGCAAGCCGATTCTGGCAACGTGTACATCAACAACCAAAAACTGAATCCTGATCATATCCGACAAATCGGTTATATGCCGGAAGAACGTGGTTTGTATAAAAATATGACCGTTGGCGACCAACTTTTATACTTTGGTGAACTGAAAGGAATGACCAAAAATGATGCTTTGAAAGAAGCGAAATATTGGTTTGAACAATTGGAAATTGATCAGTGGTGGAAGAAAAAACTGAGTGAGCTTTCGAAAGGAATGGCGCAGAAAATTCAGTTTGTGGTAACAGTTTTGCACCGTCCGAAATTGCTGATTTTGGATGAACCATTTTCGGGTTTCGATCCTGTGAATGCTAATTTAATTAAGGATCAAATTCTGAAATTAAAAGATAACGGAACTACGATTATCCTGTCGACTCACCGTATGGAAAGTGTGGAGGAAATGTGTGATTATGTAGCATTGGTCAACCAAGCGAGAAAAGTTTTAGACGGAAAAGTATTTGATGTTAGAGAACAATTCAAGAAAAATATTTTCAATGTGACTTTGGCTGAAGTTAATAATGCGAGATTTGAGCAATTTAATAATCAGTTTGAAATTCAGAATTATTCAACAGAAAATGAATTGGTTTCATTTGATTTAAAAAACAATAATGATCAAAACCTGCTTCTGAATGAACTGATGAAAGTTGGAAAAATCCGTTCTTTTGACGAGAAGATTCCGAGCATGAATGAAGTGTTCATCAATGCAGTTAGTGGAAATGAAAAACCAGAGATGACATTATAA
- the dusB gene encoding tRNA dihydrouridine synthase DusB, with protein sequence MIKIGNIELPEFPLLLAPMEDVSDPPFRKLCKMHGADLMYSEFISSEGLIRDAMKSMKKLDIFDYERPVGIQIFGGDEEAMALSAKIVEAVNPDLVDINFGCPVKKVVCKGAGAGVLKDIDLMIRLTKAVVNSTHLPVTVKTRLGWDTESINIMEVAERLQEVGVKALTIHARTRAQMYKGEADWNYIHAVKNNPNIEIPIFGNGDIDSAQKAWEYKNKFDCDGIMIGRGAIGYPWIFNEVKHFFKTGEVLPEPTITERLEAVRQHAEWSKDWKGERLGLIEMRQHYGNYFRGIPHFKDFRRKFLEVFTLEEMDAVIAEADAFYKDFDFVN encoded by the coding sequence ATGATAAAAATCGGAAATATAGAACTGCCAGAATTCCCACTTTTGCTTGCGCCAATGGAAGACGTTTCGGATCCTCCATTTCGTAAGCTGTGTAAAATGCACGGCGCAGATCTGATGTATTCAGAATTTATCTCCTCGGAAGGACTGATTCGTGACGCGATGAAAAGCATGAAGAAACTTGACATTTTCGATTATGAAAGACCGGTTGGTATTCAAATTTTTGGTGGTGATGAAGAAGCGATGGCGCTTTCTGCTAAAATTGTAGAAGCTGTAAATCCTGATTTGGTAGATATTAATTTCGGCTGTCCGGTGAAGAAAGTAGTTTGTAAAGGTGCTGGAGCCGGCGTTTTGAAAGATATCGATTTGATGATTCGATTGACCAAAGCGGTTGTTAACTCCACACATCTTCCTGTTACTGTAAAAACACGTTTGGGTTGGGATACAGAAAGTATCAATATCATGGAGGTTGCGGAACGATTACAAGAAGTTGGTGTAAAAGCTTTAACCATTCACGCCAGAACACGAGCTCAAATGTACAAAGGTGAAGCTGACTGGAATTATATTCATGCTGTAAAAAACAATCCAAATATTGAAATTCCAATTTTCGGAAACGGTGATATTGATTCGGCTCAAAAAGCGTGGGAATATAAAAATAAATTCGATTGCGACGGAATTATGATTGGCCGTGGCGCGATTGGTTATCCCTGGATTTTCAATGAAGTAAAACATTTCTTTAAAACGGGAGAAGTATTACCGGAGCCAACAATCACTGAAAGGTTAGAAGCCGTAAGACAACATGCTGAATGGAGTAAAGACTGGAAAGGTGAAAGATTAGGACTGATTGAAATGCGACAACATTACGGCAATTATTTCCGTGGTATTCCTCATTTTAAAGATTTCAGAAGAAAATTCCTGGAGGTTTTTACTTTAGAAGAAATGGATGCTGTAATTGCTGAAGCGGATGCTTTTTACAAGGATTTTGATTTTGTGAATTAG
- a CDS encoding DUF3575 domain-containing protein — protein MKKTILLFALFIGLLSNAQTQKSENSKNIYLKGNALFLPVGIVNAGIEYQLNEKVTLQADVFISPWKSFMGKYSQVYMVGFDARYYFDEAFKHFYVGANVSGARFIIQKYNYWGNGNYQYTPESPIYKTSDIYQDGFALMLGATVGYEFQISDRWNLDLYLGAGTIQSFYKGYHKELGVRYDDDGRLWNKSGEFLPYRGGIMIGYKL, from the coding sequence TTGAAAAAAACAATTCTACTATTTGCCCTCTTCATTGGTCTTTTGAGCAATGCTCAAACTCAAAAATCGGAGAATTCTAAAAATATTTATCTTAAAGGGAATGCCCTTTTTCTTCCAGTGGGTATAGTAAATGCAGGTATTGAATACCAACTCAATGAAAAGGTAACTCTGCAAGCAGATGTTTTCATTTCACCCTGGAAATCATTTATGGGAAAATATTCCCAAGTTTACATGGTGGGTTTCGACGCAAGATATTATTTTGACGAAGCTTTTAAACATTTTTATGTAGGTGCTAATGTTTCTGGAGCTCGTTTTATTATTCAAAAATATAATTATTGGGGAAATGGAAATTATCAATATACTCCAGAATCTCCAATTTATAAAACCTCGGATATTTACCAAGATGGTTTTGCTTTAATGCTTGGTGCCACAGTAGGTTATGAATTCCAGATTAGCGATCGATGGAATTTGGATTTATATTTAGGAGCTGGAACCATTCAAAGTTTTTATAAAGGATATCATAAAGAACTGGGAGTTCGTTATGATGATGACGGACGCCTATGGAACAAAAGCGGTGAATTCTTACCTTATCGTGGCGGAATAATGATCGGCTATAAATTATAA
- a CDS encoding thioredoxin fold domain-containing protein, translated as MKKTLTLLFLFIFLISFSQESINFENTTFKEVLAKAKREKKLIFMDAYASWCGPCKLMEKNVFPLAAVKEYYNANFINARFDMEIGEGREIAQKYQIRSYPSFLFLNGDGDVVMKNFGYMGGEDFIAIAKEANNPLLVNSNPKALFEKGESDPAFLLNMMRQNAQTDYELAKKVSERYFKVKKDQELTRDDIGMLLYFLKSPSDPNYQVFKDRKANIVKEMSEDIYNQFDVNIKISKVMESSLDQNTGVINDDYFYKNAIPLVGKAEAETALNRMKVIYYPNVGNFKEYEKAALIYYKNADDFDPEELLKAAWIFSEHVDDKISLKKAEVWAEKSVMKSENAENTYILAKIYAKTGKKDNAKIYAEMSKNIAQQQGKDSSAATQLLQSLK; from the coding sequence ATGAAAAAAACGCTCACCCTACTTTTCTTATTTATTTTCTTGATCTCATTCTCTCAAGAATCGATTAATTTCGAAAATACCACTTTTAAAGAAGTTTTAGCAAAAGCGAAACGCGAAAAGAAATTAATATTCATGGATGCTTACGCTTCCTGGTGCGGACCATGTAAATTAATGGAGAAAAATGTTTTTCCACTTGCAGCTGTAAAAGAATATTACAACGCTAATTTTATCAACGCCAGATTCGATATGGAAATCGGAGAAGGCCGAGAAATCGCGCAGAAATACCAAATTCGTTCTTATCCCTCTTTTTTATTCCTAAATGGTGATGGAGATGTCGTGATGAAAAATTTCGGATATATGGGTGGCGAAGATTTTATTGCGATTGCTAAGGAAGCTAATAATCCATTATTAGTCAACAGTAATCCCAAAGCGCTTTTCGAAAAAGGCGAAAGTGATCCCGCATTTTTATTAAATATGATGCGTCAGAATGCTCAAACTGATTACGAACTGGCAAAGAAAGTTTCGGAGCGTTATTTCAAAGTTAAAAAAGATCAGGAATTAACGAGAGACGATATTGGAATGCTATTGTATTTCCTAAAATCTCCGAGCGATCCAAACTACCAAGTATTTAAAGATCGAAAAGCGAATATCGTGAAAGAAATGTCTGAGGATATCTACAATCAATTCGATGTCAACATTAAGATTTCTAAAGTAATGGAAAGTTCTTTAGATCAAAACACAGGAGTTATTAATGACGATTATTTTTACAAAAACGCAATTCCATTAGTAGGAAAAGCAGAAGCAGAAACTGCTTTGAATCGTATGAAAGTAATTTACTACCCGAATGTTGGAAACTTTAAAGAATATGAAAAAGCTGCCCTCATTTATTATAAAAACGCAGATGATTTTGACCCTGAAGAATTATTGAAAGCTGCCTGGATTTTCAGTGAACATGTTGATGATAAAATCAGCTTAAAAAAAGCTGAAGTGTGGGCAGAAAAATCAGTAATGAAATCTGAAAATGCAGAAAACACTTATATTCTTGCAAAAATTTATGCAAAGACAGGAAAGAAAGACAATGCGAAAATCTATGCAGAAATGTCTAAAAATATCGCGCAACAGCAGGGGAAAGATTCTTCTGCCGCAACACAACTTTTACAAAGCTTAAAATAA
- a CDS encoding glutamine--tRNA ligase/YqeY domain fusion protein, producing the protein MEEDKKSLNFIEQIIEEDLANGFPKEKLRFRFPPEPNGYLHVGHTKAICINFGLGEKYGAPVNLRFDDTNPEKEEQEFVDSIKADIDWLGFKYDQELYASDYFDQLYDWAVQMIKDQKAYIDEQPSEKITEQRKTPFEDGVESPYRNRPIEESLELFEKMKNGEFEEGTMSLRAKIDMTSPNMNMRDPVMYRILKRPHHRTGDKWKIYPMYDWAHGESDYIEQISHSLCSLEFENHRPLYDWYLDQVYDKEKTRNKQREFARMNVSYMITSKRKLQRLVAENAVTGWDDPRMPTISGMRRLGFTATSIKRFIDRVGVAKRENLIDIQLLEFFVREDLNKIATRVMAVVDPVKLVITNYPENEEEFLETENNPEQEDAGIREVPFSKELYIEREDFKEEGNKKFFRLKLGGEVRLKSAYIIKAESVDKDENGEITTIYATYDEKSKSGSGTEESLRKVKGTLHWVSAKHAIPVEVRIYDRLFTTPQPDAEKETDFMQFINPESLKLVQGFAEPSLEHAEIGHPYQFQRIGYFTKDRDSSAEKLVFNRTVTLKDGFKPE; encoded by the coding sequence ATGGAAGAAGATAAAAAATCCCTCAATTTTATTGAACAAATTATAGAAGAAGATTTAGCGAATGGTTTTCCGAAAGAGAAATTACGTTTTCGCTTTCCGCCAGAACCAAATGGTTACTTGCATGTAGGTCATACCAAAGCGATTTGTATTAATTTCGGTTTGGGCGAAAAATATGGCGCTCCCGTAAATCTTCGTTTCGATGATACCAATCCAGAAAAAGAAGAACAGGAATTTGTAGATTCCATTAAAGCGGATATTGATTGGTTGGGTTTTAAATACGATCAAGAATTATACGCGTCGGATTATTTCGACCAATTATATGATTGGGCTGTTCAGATGATTAAAGATCAAAAAGCATATATCGATGAGCAACCATCAGAAAAAATCACGGAACAAAGAAAAACACCTTTCGAAGATGGAGTTGAATCTCCATATAGAAACCGTCCGATTGAGGAAAGTTTAGAACTTTTTGAAAAAATGAAAAATGGAGAATTTGAAGAAGGCACCATGTCGCTTCGTGCAAAAATCGATATGACTTCTCCGAATATGAATATGCGCGATCCTGTGATGTATCGTATTCTAAAAAGACCGCATCACCGAACTGGTGACAAATGGAAAATTTATCCGATGTACGATTGGGCACATGGTGAGTCTGATTATATCGAACAGATTTCTCACTCGTTATGTTCATTGGAATTCGAAAATCACCGACCGTTATACGATTGGTATTTGGATCAGGTTTACGACAAAGAAAAAACAAGAAACAAACAACGTGAATTTGCACGAATGAATGTTTCTTACATGATTACTTCTAAAAGAAAATTACAAAGACTTGTCGCAGAAAATGCAGTAACAGGTTGGGACGACCCAAGAATGCCGACCATTTCTGGAATGCGACGATTAGGTTTTACAGCGACTTCTATTAAAAGATTCATCGACAGAGTTGGTGTTGCGAAGAGAGAAAATCTAATCGACATTCAATTGCTGGAGTTTTTCGTAAGAGAAGATTTAAATAAAATTGCAACTCGCGTTATGGCAGTTGTAGATCCAGTGAAATTGGTGATTACTAATTATCCGGAAAACGAGGAAGAATTTTTAGAAACGGAAAACAATCCAGAGCAAGAAGACGCAGGAATAAGAGAAGTTCCTTTCTCGAAAGAATTATATATCGAGCGTGAAGACTTTAAAGAAGAAGGAAATAAGAAGTTTTTCCGTTTGAAATTAGGTGGAGAAGTTCGTTTGAAATCGGCTTATATCATTAAAGCCGAAAGCGTAGATAAAGATGAAAATGGTGAAATCACAACCATTTATGCAACCTACGACGAGAAAAGCAAATCAGGAAGTGGAACTGAAGAAAGTTTAAGAAAAGTAAAAGGCACTTTACATTGGGTTTCGGCAAAGCATGCGATTCCAGTGGAAGTGAGAATTTACGACCGTTTATTTACCACGCCACAACCAGACGCTGAAAAGGAAACTGACTTCATGCAATTCATTAATCCTGAAAGTTTAAAACTTGTTCAGGGATTTGCAGAACCAAGTTTAGAACACGCTGAAATTGGTCATCCATACCAGTTCCAAAGAATCGGGTATTTTACTAAAGACAGAGATTCTTCTGCTGAGAAATTAGTATTCAACAGAACGGTAACTTTAAAAGATGGTTTCAAACCAGAATAA
- a CDS encoding sensor histidine kinase, translating to MKSSLPFEIKLTYFLAVVLLVVFVGFLIFIVVLSNRKQVISQKENELKDAEFKNILLQKEIEVQKEAERERLRISRDMHDDFGSGISALKLQVEFLKLSKHEGFLDEHINDLLKSCDDLNHSMREMLWGLNSTNDSLESLVNYVTIYAVNFFKKTKIKPHIQNAGYQNKIIGAVTRRNLYLCVKEALNNIYKHSLAENVIISFEQVEHQFIIDIIDDGVGLKPESPCGNGFANMDSRMNSMNGEFRIVPSEVGLHLQFVLQL from the coding sequence ATGAAATCATCTCTTCCTTTTGAAATTAAACTCACCTATTTTCTCGCAGTTGTTTTATTGGTGGTATTTGTGGGTTTTCTCATTTTTATTGTCGTGCTTTCTAATCGGAAGCAGGTAATTTCTCAAAAGGAAAATGAACTTAAAGATGCGGAGTTTAAAAATATATTACTTCAAAAAGAGATAGAAGTACAGAAAGAAGCGGAACGGGAAAGGCTGCGAATCTCCCGTGATATGCATGATGACTTTGGATCAGGCATTTCTGCTTTAAAACTTCAGGTTGAATTTTTGAAACTTTCAAAGCATGAGGGATTTCTCGATGAACACATCAACGATTTATTAAAAAGTTGCGATGACTTGAATCATTCGATGCGGGAAATGTTGTGGGGTTTGAATTCTACTAATGATAGTTTAGAAAGCCTTGTTAATTATGTGACTATTTATGCGGTTAATTTTTTCAAAAAGACAAAGATAAAACCTCATATTCAAAATGCTGGATATCAAAATAAAATCATTGGTGCAGTAACTCGGAGAAATCTTTATTTGTGTGTAAAAGAAGCTTTGAATAATATTTATAAACACAGTTTAGCAGAGAACGTGATTATCAGTTTTGAACAAGTCGAACATCAGTTTATAATTGATATTATAGATGATGGAGTAGGATTAAAACCTGAGAGTCCGTGCGGAAATGGCTTTGCAAATATGGACAGTCGGATGAATTCTATGAATGGTGAATTCAGAATTGTTCCGTCTGAAGTTGGTTTGCATTTGCAGTTTGTGTTGCAACTATAG